One Bacteroidales bacterium DNA window includes the following coding sequences:
- the mgtE gene encoding magnesium transporter: MIELSPEYIKDLQNIIEEKDTDKIKALLKDLHPADIAEIYKELSLEEAEFTYNLLEPEIAAEVLMELEEDDRQKLLKHVSNEEIAHQVIEQLDTDDAVDLIREMDEEDQEEILAHIDDVEQAGDIVDLLKYDEDTAGGLMGTEMVIVNENWSMPECLKEMRQQAEEMDEIYYVYVVDDDHKLKGVFPLKKIITHQSVAKIKHVMKREPISLHTDTPIDEVAQAFEKYNLVAMPVVDSIGRLVGRITVDDIMDEVREQSEREYQLASGISQDVEVDDNVFTQTRARLPWLVIGIFGGLLNSIMLGGFEAGLAAVPAIALFIPLIAGTAGNVGVQSSAIIVQGLANGSLDLRNVGTQILKEVGVSLINASIIALLTFAFNMLIGTEADITVAVSISLFAVVIFASIFGTLVPITLEKFKIDPAIATGPFITTTNDIVGLLIYMLCCTLMLA, encoded by the coding sequence ATGATTGAACTATCACCCGAATACATAAAAGACCTACAAAACATAATAGAAGAGAAAGATACCGACAAGATAAAAGCCTTATTAAAAGACCTTCACCCTGCCGATATAGCCGAAATATACAAAGAACTAAGCCTAGAGGAGGCTGAGTTTACATACAACCTGCTTGAACCTGAGATAGCAGCAGAAGTATTGATGGAGTTAGAGGAAGACGACCGTCAAAAACTTTTGAAACACGTCTCAAACGAGGAGATTGCACACCAAGTCATAGAGCAGTTGGATACCGACGATGCCGTTGACCTAATCCGAGAGATGGATGAGGAGGACCAAGAGGAGATTCTTGCCCACATCGATGACGTAGAACAAGCAGGAGACATTGTTGACCTATTGAAATACGATGAAGATACAGCGGGAGGATTAATGGGAACCGAGATGGTAATCGTTAATGAAAACTGGAGTATGCCCGAGTGTCTAAAAGAGATGCGTCAACAAGCTGAAGAGATGGATGAAATCTACTATGTATATGTAGTAGATGACGACCACAAACTAAAAGGCGTCTTCCCATTAAAAAAGATAATAACCCACCAATCGGTAGCCAAGATAAAACACGTAATGAAGCGTGAACCAATATCGCTTCATACCGATACCCCAATAGATGAAGTAGCACAAGCCTTCGAGAAGTATAACCTTGTGGCAATGCCGGTAGTTGATAGCATTGGACGTTTGGTAGGACGCATCACTGTCGATGACATTATGGATGAGGTGCGTGAACAGTCAGAACGTGAGTATCAATTAGCATCAGGTATCTCGCAAGACGTAGAAGTAGATGACAACGTCTTTACCCAAACCCGAGCAAGATTACCCTGGTTGGTAATAGGAATATTTGGAGGATTGTTAAACTCAATAATGCTTGGCGGATTTGAGGCGGGACTTGCCGCAGTACCGGCCATAGCCCTCTTTATTCCCCTGATAGCAGGAACAGCAGGAAACGTAGGAGTACAATCATCGGCAATCATAGTACAGGGATTAGCAAACGGATCGTTAGACCTACGCAATGTAGGAACACAAATCCTGAAAGAGGTAGGCGTATCGTTAATCAACGCAAGTATAATAGCGTTGCTAACATTCGCATTCAATATGCTAATAGGAACAGAGGCCGATATAACAGTAGCGGTAAGCATATCACTATTTGCAGTAGTAATATTCGCTTCAATATTTGGCACATTAGTACCAATAACATTAGAGAAATTTAAAATAGATCCAGCCATAGCAACAGGACCCTTTATCACCACAACCAACGACATTGTAGGATTGTTGATATATATGCTCTGTTGCACATTGATGTTGGCATAG
- a CDS encoding LptF/LptG family permease encodes MLKKIDFYIIKKFLGTYIFAIVLIISIAVVFDINEKIDDFINAPLKEILFDYYLNFIPYFANLFSQLFTFIAVIFFTSKLADNSEIIAMLSSGISFKRLMVPYMVSAAIISSLTFTLNSFVIPPANKTRIEFQNKYVSNKKVDYAQNVQLQVSPGVIAYINRYDDNLKTGYRFSMEKFEGKSLRSKLTAESIRYDSAYRWVARNYTIRDFNGMEETFRKGTRLDTIITIAPSDFLISRYDAELMTTPELKEYIKKQEARGASNIKPFHIEFESRIASTFAAFILTSIGMFLSSRKVKGGMGVNIGIGLILSFTYILFSTISSTFATNGDMSPRLAVWIPNILYLFIAIYLYTKAPK; translated from the coding sequence ATGCTTAAGAAAATTGACTTTTACATAATAAAGAAGTTTTTAGGAACGTACATATTTGCAATAGTACTTATAATATCTATTGCGGTAGTATTTGATATAAACGAAAAGATTGACGACTTTATAAATGCGCCGTTAAAGGAGATATTATTTGATTACTATCTAAACTTTATCCCATATTTTGCAAACCTGTTTAGTCAATTATTCACCTTTATAGCGGTAATATTTTTTACATCAAAGTTGGCAGACAACTCTGAGATAATAGCAATGCTATCAAGCGGAATAAGTTTTAAGAGGTTAATGGTACCCTATATGGTGTCGGCAGCAATAATATCATCGCTAACCTTTACCCTTAATAGTTTTGTAATACCCCCGGCAAATAAAACCCGAATAGAGTTTCAAAATAAATACGTCTCAAACAAGAAGGTAGATTATGCACAAAACGTGCAGTTGCAAGTATCGCCGGGAGTAATAGCATATATAAACCGATACGATGACAACCTTAAAACAGGGTATCGTTTTTCAATGGAGAAATTTGAGGGAAAGAGTCTAAGGTCAAAACTAACGGCAGAGTCAATCCGATACGATAGTGCTTACAGATGGGTCGCACGAAACTATACCATACGCGATTTTAACGGAATGGAGGAGACCTTCCGTAAAGGAACACGATTAGATACCATAATAACCATAGCACCCTCCGATTTTTTAATATCGCGATACGATGCTGAGTTGATGACCACGCCAGAGTTAAAAGAGTATATCAAAAAACAAGAGGCACGAGGAGCATCAAACATAAAACCATTCCATATTGAGTTTGAATCGCGAATAGCATCAACCTTTGCAGCCTTTATATTAACCTCAATAGGAATGTTCCTATCATCCCGAAAGGTAAAAGGCGGAATGGGAGTAAACATAGGAATAGGTTTAATATTAAGTTTTACCTACATCTTGTTCTCAACCATATCATCAACCTTTGCAACCAATGGCGATATGTCGCCACGCTTGGCAGTGTGGATACCAAATATACTCTATCTCTTCATTGCTATATACCTATATACCAAAGCACCAAAATAG
- a CDS encoding 4Fe-4S cluster-binding domain-containing protein, producing the protein MENSLTSPHRIKTTRVCTLMITHTCNLNCTYCFEKYKSSKKMTFDVAKMILEEEFKNYKGDVAKERLAIELFGGEPLTNFPLIQQIYEWTKNQNLPFNYIFQITTNGTLLTSSIKEWLKERKDDFRIVLSVDGTEAMQHKNRGCDLLNLPISFIKEVWPNSYFKLTLSSDTLPNYSEGIISLYEKGYKIASSLAEGQCWKEDDYIIYKNELEKICEYFLNHPEKELEHPFNFLFKEYTDQRINDKLPHKNCGCGTTIAMYDTDGTLYPCHLFLPMVHGNHSVLKEIKDIDFSNPSVLVDNSCISCPILKICKTCYGYNYAQRGNVIFRDKGMCKLRLVEAKVISMFQIKYFTSLKRKLSDYELLMLKTALSCYKHLKDISI; encoded by the coding sequence ATGGAAAATTCTCTTACATCACCACATAGAATAAAAACAACAAGAGTGTGTACATTGATGATTACCCATACGTGTAATTTAAATTGTACTTACTGTTTTGAAAAGTATAAGTCATCTAAAAAGATGACTTTTGATGTTGCTAAAATGATTTTGGAGGAAGAATTTAAAAATTATAAAGGAGATGTTGCAAAAGAAAGGTTGGCTATTGAATTATTTGGAGGTGAACCATTAACAAATTTTCCTCTAATACAACAGATTTATGAATGGACAAAGAATCAAAATTTACCATTTAATTATATTTTTCAAATAACAACAAATGGAACATTATTAACTTCCTCAATAAAAGAATGGTTGAAAGAAAGAAAAGATGATTTTAGAATTGTTCTATCTGTTGATGGAACTGAGGCTATGCAACACAAGAATAGAGGTTGTGACCTTTTAAATTTGCCCATTAGTTTTATCAAAGAAGTATGGCCAAATTCATATTTTAAACTAACACTCTCATCAGATACTTTACCTAATTATTCAGAGGGAATTATATCATTGTATGAGAAAGGTTATAAAATAGCAAGTTCATTAGCAGAAGGACAATGTTGGAAAGAGGATGATTATATAATATACAAGAATGAACTTGAAAAAATTTGTGAATACTTTCTTAATCATCCAGAGAAGGAGTTAGAACATCCATTCAATTTCCTTTTTAAAGAATATACTGACCAAAGAATAAACGACAAGTTGCCTCATAAGAATTGTGGATGTGGAACTACTATTGCAATGTATGATACTGATGGTACTTTATATCCTTGTCATTTGTTCTTGCCAATGGTACATGGAAATCATTCTGTTTTGAAAGAGATTAAGGATATTGATTTTTCTAATCCATCTGTATTGGTAGATAATAGTTGCATATCTTGCCCTATTTTAAAAATATGTAAAACTTGCTATGGATATAATTATGCACAAAGAGGTAATGTAATTTTTCGTGATAAAGGAATGTGTAAATTGCGATTAGTAGAGGCAAAAGTTATATCTATGTTTCAAATAAAATATTTTACTAGTCTAAAAAGAAAATTGAGCGATTATGAACTTTTGATGTTGAAAACGGCTCTTTCTTGTTATAAACATTTAAAGGACATATCAATATAA
- a CDS encoding glycosyltransferase family 1 protein, which produces MTKRIHVISFQVPYPADYGGVIDVYYKVKALKDAGYKVALHCFAYKGRKDSRALHDIADEVYIYKRNTCVLYRLLSKPYIVKSRQSDELLNRLLQDDDPILFEGLHTTHLLSSPLLKNRKKFVRAHNVESDYYKYLADATVSMKKKIFFNWEAQRLSKYESVLSNADVIFAITEKDKRYFSTTYPSVTTELLPCFHNGNEDNVSEQRGMGGYILYNGNLSVEENLNAVYFLAERIIPAFPTQKWIIAGGNPPKELYEVFQKNDNVEIVANPTSQEMSRLINEAAANVLITFQSTGIKLKLINALYKGGHCIVNDKMIESTGLKDVCMVTHSDKDLIETIKTALSQKITPAQLAERKEVLLKSYDNNENIKILTKYL; this is translated from the coding sequence GTGACAAAGAGAATACATGTAATATCTTTTCAAGTACCTTATCCGGCCGACTACGGAGGGGTGATAGATGTCTATTATAAGGTAAAAGCATTAAAGGATGCAGGATACAAAGTAGCCTTGCACTGCTTTGCTTATAAGGGAAGAAAAGACTCACGAGCATTGCACGATATAGCCGATGAGGTATATATCTACAAACGTAATACATGTGTTTTATACCGATTATTATCAAAACCATATATAGTCAAGAGCCGTCAATCTGATGAGTTACTCAATAGACTATTACAAGATGATGATCCAATCCTTTTTGAAGGGTTACACACTACACATTTATTGTCATCACCACTGCTTAAAAATCGCAAAAAGTTTGTAAGGGCTCACAATGTTGAGAGCGACTACTACAAATATTTGGCAGATGCAACAGTCTCAATGAAGAAAAAAATATTCTTCAATTGGGAGGCACAACGCCTAAGCAAATACGAAAGCGTATTATCAAATGCCGATGTAATATTTGCAATAACCGAAAAAGATAAACGATATTTCTCAACAACATATCCATCGGTAACTACCGAACTGCTGCCATGTTTTCATAACGGAAACGAGGATAATGTTTCTGAACAAAGAGGAATGGGAGGCTATATCCTCTATAATGGAAATCTAAGTGTAGAGGAGAATTTGAATGCAGTCTATTTCTTGGCTGAGAGAATAATCCCTGCATTTCCAACCCAGAAATGGATAATAGCAGGAGGTAATCCACCTAAGGAGTTGTATGAAGTATTCCAAAAAAACGATAACGTTGAGATAGTTGCCAACCCAACCTCTCAAGAGATGTCTCGCTTAATAAACGAAGCGGCAGCAAACGTCTTGATAACCTTCCAATCAACAGGCATAAAGCTAAAACTAATAAATGCACTATACAAAGGCGGTCACTGCATTGTAAACGATAAGATGATTGAGAGTACAGGACTAAAAGATGTATGTATGGTAACCCACTCTGATAAAGATTTGATAGAGACAATAAAAACAGCACTATCACAAAAAATCACACCCGCACAACTTGCCGAGCGAAAAGAGGTCCTACTCAAAAGTTATGACAATAACGAGAATATCAAAATCCTCACAAAATACCTATAA
- a CDS encoding aminoacyl-histidine dipeptidase: MREQILPLQPLSVWRFFYDICKIPHTSHNLEKISEYIINFAKERALSYVKDKTGNILIHKPATKGMEMRKGVIIQSHIDMVGQKTHNSSHNFSTDPLTIFVDNGWVKAKDTSLGADNGIGVAATLAILDNDEIPHPEIEALFTTDEECGMEGAALLDKDFLKHSIMINTDSEEDNSAFIGCAGAIDFKASLNYTNEVCDINGRAYKLTIRGLKGGHSGVDIHRGRGNANKLLVRFLNFCIQAYGIRVSEIIGGDTRNAIPRYANAIVVVNEDDCEDFLKEVTLFSRLYQNEYNIIDDAVLLDCQEVNMPVGILPMEFQRKFINVIDATPDGVERMIPGIEDTVETSSNLAIVNCKDGKAWVQILVRSTMNSRKYNYISSLWSLYSLVDADVDLFGDYPSWSPNLNSPILNVAKDFYKTSFGEDLKTKVMHAGLECGIISSLYPNLDMISIGPNMLHPHSPDERVEIASVEKFWNFLLGILKNSPEQSC; this comes from the coding sequence ATGAGAGAACAAATTTTACCTTTACAACCTTTGAGTGTATGGCGTTTCTTTTACGATATTTGTAAAATCCCCCATACTTCACATAACCTTGAAAAGATATCGGAGTATATTATAAATTTCGCAAAGGAGAGAGCTCTCTCTTATGTAAAAGATAAGACTGGGAATATTCTTATACATAAGCCTGCTACTAAAGGTATGGAGATGCGTAAGGGGGTTATCATTCAATCTCATATTGATATGGTGGGACAGAAAACTCACAACTCTTCGCATAATTTCTCGACTGACCCACTGACTATCTTTGTTGATAATGGCTGGGTTAAGGCTAAGGATACTTCGCTGGGGGCAGACAATGGTATTGGCGTTGCTGCTACTCTTGCCATTTTGGACAACGATGAAATTCCCCATCCTGAGATTGAGGCTCTTTTTACTACCGATGAGGAGTGCGGTATGGAGGGAGCGGCTCTTTTAGATAAAGATTTTTTAAAGCACTCCATTATGATTAACACCGATTCTGAAGAGGATAACTCTGCATTTATTGGTTGTGCCGGTGCTATTGATTTTAAGGCTTCGCTTAACTATACAAACGAGGTTTGCGATATTAATGGAAGGGCTTATAAACTTACTATCAGAGGTCTAAAAGGTGGTCACTCCGGCGTTGATATTCATAGAGGCAGGGGTAACGCAAATAAACTATTGGTCAGATTCTTAAATTTTTGTATTCAAGCATACGGTATTAGGGTTTCAGAAATTATTGGTGGTGATACTCGCAACGCCATTCCGCGTTATGCTAATGCCATTGTGGTTGTTAACGAGGATGATTGCGAAGATTTCTTAAAAGAGGTTACTCTGTTTAGCCGACTCTATCAGAACGAATATAATATTATTGATGATGCTGTCTTGTTAGATTGTCAGGAGGTTAATATGCCTGTTGGTATTCTTCCTATGGAGTTTCAACGCAAATTTATTAATGTTATTGATGCAACGCCAGATGGCGTGGAGCGTATGATTCCCGGTATTGAGGATACGGTTGAGACCTCTTCTAATTTGGCTATTGTCAATTGCAAGGATGGTAAGGCTTGGGTACAGATATTGGTTAGATCTACTATGAATAGCCGAAAGTATAACTACATATCAAGTTTGTGGAGTTTATACTCTCTTGTTGATGCTGATGTTGACCTGTTTGGTGATTATCCTTCGTGGTCGCCTAACTTAAACTCTCCTATTTTAAATGTTGCTAAAGATTTTTATAAAACCTCTTTTGGGGAAGATCTTAAGACTAAGGTTATGCACGCAGGTCTGGAGTGTGGTATTATATCTTCGTTATACCCAAATTTGGATATGATTTCAATTGGTCCGAATATGCTTCACCCCCACTCTCCCGATGAGAGGGTTGAGATTGCTTCGGTTGAAAAATTTTGGAACTTTCTTTTAGGTATTCTTAAAAATAGCCCTGAACAAAGTTGTTAG
- a CDS encoding XRE family transcriptional regulator, giving the protein MEKVHIGSIIRGELRKQNKSNRWLAEQIGVVPRTVNKIFLKEYLDTYLLLKISRAMNVDFFAYYSQTLNS; this is encoded by the coding sequence ATGGAAAAAGTACACATTGGCTCCATAATACGGGGCGAACTACGTAAGCAGAACAAGAGCAATCGCTGGTTAGCAGAGCAAATAGGAGTAGTGCCTCGCACTGTAAATAAGATATTCTTAAAAGAGTATCTCGATACCTATCTGTTACTCAAAATATCAAGAGCAATGAATGTCGATTTCTTTGCCTACTATTCACAAACCTTAAACTCTTAG
- the rsmA gene encoding 16S rRNA (adenine(1518)-N(6)/adenine(1519)-N(6))-dimethyltransferase RsmA codes for MAKLVRPKKSLGQHFLTDLDIARRIAETLSDYKGMPILEVGPGMGVLTQYLLEEGHNVTVVEIDKESVAYLNKNFPQLSGRIVEGDFLQMNLSQVFGKNLCVIGNYPYNISSQIFFKVLDYKDMIPCCSGMIQKEVAERLAAKPGSKTYGILSVLMQAWYNVEYLFTVSEHVFNPPPKVKSAVIRMTRNNVTELGCNEQLFKRIVKTAFNQRRKTMRNSLKPIIQQGSPILANEIFALRPEQISVAQFIELTNEIENHIVKP; via the coding sequence ATGGCAAAGTTGGTACGACCTAAAAAGAGTTTGGGACAACATTTCCTAACCGATCTTGATATAGCACGTCGAATAGCGGAGACACTATCCGACTACAAAGGTATGCCCATATTGGAGGTGGGACCAGGAATGGGTGTGTTAACACAATACCTATTAGAAGAAGGGCACAATGTAACAGTTGTAGAGATAGACAAAGAGTCGGTAGCCTATTTGAACAAAAACTTTCCTCAGTTATCAGGAAGAATAGTAGAGGGCGACTTCCTTCAAATGAACCTGTCGCAGGTGTTCGGTAAAAACCTATGTGTAATCGGAAACTACCCCTACAACATATCAAGTCAAATATTTTTCAAAGTATTAGACTATAAAGATATGATACCCTGTTGCAGTGGAATGATACAAAAAGAGGTGGCAGAGCGACTTGCAGCCAAACCCGGAAGCAAAACCTACGGAATACTATCGGTATTGATGCAGGCGTGGTACAATGTAGAGTATCTCTTTACCGTATCGGAACACGTATTTAATCCGCCCCCAAAAGTAAAATCGGCGGTAATACGTATGACACGCAACAATGTCACGGAACTGGGGTGTAACGAGCAATTATTCAAACGCATCGTAAAAACCGCATTCAATCAACGTCGCAAAACAATGCGAAACTCGTTAAAACCCATAATACAACAAGGGTCGCCAATACTCGCAAATGAAATATTTGCACTACGCCCCGAGCAAATATCGGTAGCACAATTTATTGAGTTGACCAACGAGATAGAAAACCATATCGTTAAACCCTAA
- a CDS encoding flippase-like domain-containing protein: protein MKRITSYIFKFIIPLAFGVGLMWYIYSKLNMEEVGKILQYDINYWWIFLSGVIGLLSHIVRALRWKIQLKALPANPSMRVLTNAIFGTYAVNLILPRVGEVWRCAYVAQSEDKSFIKVVGSMISERLTDTLTVITITVVTFFLQLDVLKEILNNNPSVKEGVINVLTSPALYSVIAVGIIALVWLFRFKSDNPLIIKIKEMVNNLINGFKTIFQMEKKGLFLFYTVLMWFLYFVELYVCFFAFKQTESLGVVCAFSCFLMGSIGMGVPVQGGLGPWHWAVIAVLTLYGLNNDTAGAFALVAHGAQLIMTILVGIYTFVSISLYKKRVKGENNL from the coding sequence TTGAAACGAATAACCTCTTATATATTTAAATTTATTATTCCTCTTGCATTTGGCGTGGGGCTTATGTGGTATATTTATAGTAAGTTGAATATGGAAGAGGTGGGAAAAATTCTTCAATATGATATTAACTATTGGTGGATTTTTCTCTCTGGTGTTATTGGTTTGCTTAGCCATATTGTCAGGGCTTTACGCTGGAAAATTCAGTTAAAGGCTCTCCCTGCCAACCCTTCGATGAGGGTTTTGACTAATGCTATTTTTGGGACATACGCTGTTAATCTTATTCTTCCAAGGGTAGGTGAAGTTTGGAGGTGTGCTTACGTTGCTCAAAGTGAAGATAAGTCGTTTATAAAGGTGGTAGGCTCAATGATTTCGGAACGCTTAACCGACACTCTTACTGTTATTACTATCACTGTTGTTACCTTCTTTTTACAACTCGATGTTTTAAAAGAGATTCTAAACAATAACCCATCTGTCAAAGAGGGGGTTATTAATGTTCTTACCTCCCCTGCCCTTTATAGCGTTATTGCAGTGGGTATTATTGCTCTGGTTTGGTTATTCCGCTTTAAAAGTGACAATCCCCTTATCATCAAAATAAAGGAGATGGTAAATAATCTGATTAATGGTTTTAAAACTATTTTTCAAATGGAGAAGAAGGGATTGTTTCTCTTCTACACTGTTTTAATGTGGTTCCTATATTTTGTTGAGCTCTATGTCTGTTTCTTTGCCTTTAAACAGACCGAATCGTTAGGCGTTGTTTGTGCCTTCTCTTGTTTCTTAATGGGTAGCATTGGAATGGGTGTTCCTGTTCAGGGCGGACTTGGCCCTTGGCACTGGGCTGTTATTGCTGTTCTTACTCTTTATGGTTTGAATAATGATACTGCCGGGGCTTTTGCTCTTGTTGCTCACGGTGCTCAACTTATTATGACAATTTTAGTGGGTATTTATACTTTTGTATCTATCTCGCTCTATAAAAAAAGAGTTAAAGGGGAGAACAATTTGTAA
- the tgt gene encoding tRNA guanosine(34) transglycosylase Tgt: MEFELIKNDILSNARAGVITTSHGKIETPIFMPVGTAATVKCCHRHELEEDVNAPIILGNTYHLYLRPGLDILRSAGGLHGFSGWNRAMLTDSGGFQVFSLSGNRKLKEEGVHFRSHIDGSKHLFTPENVVDIQRVIGADIMMALDECTPGTADFSYAKKSLDLTMRWLQRGWKHFNETEPLYGHSQTFFPIVQGCVYPELRRRAAEEVAALGAEGNAIGGLAVGEPAEQMYEMIEVVNEILPKDKPRYLMGVGTPANILEGIERGVDMFDCVMPTRNGRNAMLFTRNGIMNMRNKKWATDFSPIEEGGASYVDEAYTKAYLRHLFISDEFLAMQIASLHNLAFYLWLVREARRQILNGTFKSWKDEMIVKVTTRL; the protein is encoded by the coding sequence ATGGAATTTGAATTAATAAAAAACGATATATTAAGTAATGCAAGGGCAGGAGTTATAACCACTTCGCATGGGAAAATTGAGACACCCATATTTATGCCTGTTGGAACAGCGGCAACAGTAAAGTGCTGTCACCGCCATGAATTGGAGGAGGATGTAAATGCTCCTATAATATTAGGTAATACATACCATCTATACCTGCGCCCGGGATTGGATATACTCCGAAGTGCAGGAGGATTACACGGCTTCTCTGGATGGAATAGGGCAATGCTTACCGATAGTGGAGGTTTTCAGGTATTCTCACTTTCAGGAAACAGAAAGTTAAAAGAGGAGGGAGTACACTTCCGCTCGCACATTGATGGCAGTAAACACCTATTTACCCCCGAAAATGTAGTAGATATACAGCGAGTGATAGGTGCTGATATAATGATGGCACTTGATGAGTGTACACCGGGAACAGCAGATTTTTCGTATGCTAAAAAGTCGTTAGATTTAACAATGCGTTGGTTACAACGTGGATGGAAACATTTCAACGAAACAGAGCCATTGTATGGACATAGTCAAACATTTTTTCCCATAGTACAAGGATGTGTATATCCCGAACTCCGTCGCCGAGCAGCCGAGGAGGTTGCCGCTCTTGGAGCAGAGGGAAATGCCATAGGAGGGTTGGCAGTAGGAGAGCCTGCTGAGCAGATGTATGAAATGATTGAGGTAGTAAACGAGATACTACCCAAAGATAAACCACGCTATTTAATGGGTGTAGGAACTCCTGCCAATATACTTGAGGGTATAGAGCGAGGAGTAGATATGTTTGATTGTGTAATGCCAACACGCAACGGACGCAATGCAATGTTGTTTACTCGCAACGGAATAATGAATATGCGAAATAAAAAGTGGGCAACCGATTTCTCTCCAATCGAGGAGGGAGGAGCATCGTATGTTGATGAAGCATATACAAAAGCATATCTGCGTCACCTGTTCATAAGTGATGAGTTTTTGGCAATGCAAATAGCGTCATTGCACAATTTAGCATTCTATCTATGGTTGGTGCGTGAGGCTCGCCGTCAAATATTGAATGGCACATTCAAATCGTGGAAAGATGAAATGATAGTCAAAGTGACAACACGCTTGTAG